The Solanum lycopersicum chromosome 2, SLM_r2.1 DNA window ATCCTTTTCGTATGAAGTATGTTTTGAATAACAATTTCTGTATAATAATTCATGATGAAAGTTATATTAATTGTGGATGAAGTGTAtataaaattgtgaaatttgTATTAAGTGgatatgaaatatgaaaaattttattgcacttaatttatattatggtatactaattgttattttattgtaatgaaaCAGAGAAATATGTTGATTTCAATATGGAGGGGATCATATATGACGCGTCTAGTATATATAGTGGTCTAGTAAGTGCGATAACATCGCAACTTAATACAAATGTTAATATAAGCGCtattgagataaaatatatagttaGAGATATGTGTCCACACGTTAGTATTCACAATGATGTTGAGGTGATGACTTTTTTAGATCAAAAGAAAGCTAATTTagatttatttacaaaatatccATTGtgcatcactttgaaagatttaGAAATGTGTAATCAAGATTCTGTAGTTGTTACAGATAGGAGACATTCTGAAGTTAGTATAATACAAACTAACGTTGATTTATACTCCAACAATTTCATCCATTTGATACGAGTGAATTTAGACGGAGATGTCGATAAGAATACTGAAGAAGATAATGATGTAATAAGTGACCATTCTAACTTATTTGTAGCTGAAAATCAGATTTACAAATATAGGGAAATACTTAAGGAGGTGATCAAGCATGTTGGAGCTGtcgaaaaatttaattttcgtGTATCGCGTTGTAATGCATCTAAGTAAGCACAcatcattattttaatttgtatttttttaaattgattttggtatataaaatttaaatatatctttttttatctGTGAAACAGTTATTACCTGACATGTCGTTTTGATACTTGCTCCTAGATGATGAGATCGTGtttgaataaatcaaatttattcaaaatcagGAAGTACAATGCTGAACACACATGTTTTGTTAGAGATAGAGTGTATGCAAGACGTTAGGGGTTAACTGACGTTATAGCTGTCTTAATAATGGATAAGTATATTGATCCATCTACCCTATACACTCCAAACGATATAGCAAAGGATATGTTGAAATTGCATGGTATTTCATTAACATACATACAGGCGTGGAGAGCTTAAGAAAAAGCGATAAAATTGGTGCACGGAGATTCGGCTGAATCATATGTCAAACTATCAGGTCATTTCGATGTAAATTATGAActaaaatgttttgaattgtaaaaatgaaaaaaaaaacaactagCATGCAGTTTGTTTTctgaatgaattgaaattgtGTGTTTAATATCATTGATGTATCATTTTTATATGCTTTTTGTATGTTACTTTAGTTAATTAGGTATTATAGTTTGTATCTTTTTTGCAtcaattaagtattttttctGTATCCATTCAGTTATATATGTGATGTTATTTTTATAGTATTAAAATATctcattatataattataaaaatttcagGTTATCTATACATATTGGAGCAAATATATGCTGGACCGATTTTGAAAATAGAAAGCAAGAAAtgtgataaatttttatacGCATTTGTTGCATTAGAAGCATGTATTAGAGGCTAGGAGTATTGTAGGTCAATTGTAGTTGATGGGGCAGGTTTAAAATGTTCATATGGTGGTACAATGTTTACTGCATGCACCATGGATCCGAGAGGTAGTTTTCTATCCCATATATTTTTAcacttatatattataataaaatatgatataaactaTTTCCATTtgtgtgatatttttttcaaaaatgcatcATATACTTCCGTTGGCGTATACAATAGTGGATTCCGAAAATGACGCTTCATGGGCCTGGCTCTTTGAACACTTTAGGAAAGCATATGGAGTTGGACAAAACATCTATTTTATGTCAGATCGAAAGGAGAGCATATGGAAAAAAACTGCTACCCAAATCTGAACATTATGCTTGCATATGACACCTATGCTGTAATGTGTTGGAGAATTTCAATAGCAATACTGAAGAtttgaagattttattttttacaatgaTAAAGGCTTATACAAAACAACAGTTTGAGACGATTATTAGAAGAATAAACCAGATAGATCCGCGAATAAGAGGTTATTTATGTGAAAACGATTATTGCAAATGATCAAGGGCTTATTCAAATTTAAGCGCACATGGACAGTGACTTCAAACATCGCCGAGTCATTGAGTAATGTTAACAGGATAGCAAGGAGATTACCAGTGATTTCACTTCTTGAATTTATGAGGGTAACAATTCAAAGATGGATCCATAAGCACAATGAGGGGGCTGCTAAAACAAAATCTGAGctgacaaaaaaatatgatctttATCTACAGAAAAGTATTGTTTTGTCTTTGCAATATGAGGATATGTTTTTTTCTCTATTCaataataattaagtttattttactttgaaatttttaatgGCATATTTTCACAATTTTACATTGAATTTGTTTGTTAGGTGATACAATCAACGGTTGAATTGCATGTTGTTGCTGAAGGAGCAAAGAAGTACATAGTAAACTTAAACACAAGGATGTGTAGTTATGGGAGATTCAACACTATGAGATACCATGTGGTCATGTAATTGAAGTTCTTAGATACAAAAATCTGTTTGTTCTGCTTTTTATAGCCTGAAGAATTTCAAAGATGTATATGTCATCCCTGTTGAACGTATCCCATGTGTGAGTACATGAgatatatcaaattatattttagagTCTAAATTGATGTCACCCGGTCCAAAGAGATCAGTTATATCTAACTATAGTCTTTGCTACCTTTTTACGATCTTGTTAATCATTATCTGCTAGCTTACCTTGGTTGTCTCGTTTCAACGTTTCGAGTAATGTCAATTTACATTTGGACTTTCGAAGTCGAGTCAGCTAgcaaaataaattcattaaatttaatgaCATGTGTTCCTCCCGTTAATTCAAAGAGTATATACactatattaatatatcaaaagtaTAACAGATGCTATTTAGATatcatttatgataaatttaaatatatatatttttcattctttttaaaacaaactataAAAAGAAAGTGATTTATATTTTGTCAAAGTGAAGGAAAATGTATAATAGGTAGTAGAGTGATAAAAGttagtgaaaaaatatatacttcaaTTTTGATACTAATACATATGTAGGACTACTTTATAAAAGATTTCATACAAACACTTGATAACTTTTTTGCTTCTTCCTTTGATGAGAAGCAAACTCCAACTCTCTATTTCAGTgtttagagagagagagaaagtgtGTTGTAAGGATAAGCCAAAGCtatagaaaaaaacaaaatggaTCAAATTTTACAAAACACTCTCTTctttatcatcatcataataattgTCTCCATTTTTTCCCCCAATTCATACGGCAGAGAACTCCGTCCATCGGAGCACGGATTACCATATCAACACTCATCATACCCAACCGCAAAATCTACAGATCCAGAATTGCATTCGTTCTTCGCCGGCACCGGAGAGAAAACACCCTCTTCGCTACCGGAGGCTAGGAATTTGACCTGGTGGGATAATTCCGGCGATCAAATGTCACGTGACAGCAACCGTAAAGATCACGTGAGACAAGTGCTATTGATTTCCAGCTTGGTTTGTGGAGCAGCCGGCGTCGTTTTGCTCACCGTTTCGGCGGTTGTTTTTGCCGTTAGGCTACGAGAGAGAAAGCAAAGAGAGACTTCATTGTCAACGTTAGGGTCAACGTCAGTGGCTAACGTCGTTAATAAATGAAGAAGTAAAAGTATAGTGATTATAATAATGTTTGAGAAACACGATAAGGATAAGAGTTAAATTCTACTTAATCAAgctttcattttgatttttgtgtACATAATAATTCATCATTTAATTATTGAGATGAGTGATATATACTTTTTCctcttgtttttattatttctttaaaaaaatattaattagttgtCAATTTattcgttttttttttgttctcaaTAGCCCTATAAGGGCTACTATTGTATTTTGTtcttcaaaagaaattatttatgaaaataaactTTCAATGGAAATTTTCTacacaaaattaccctccaaaAGTGACTAATCAATGAAAACTTAATATTATATCATTTCTCGTTGACACTATTTGGATTTatgagatattttattaatctgTTGTAGAGACAAAAAATTGACACTATCACATTGTGTTGCTTTATATGCAAGACTTAGCCCAAGGACTCCTAAGGAATAAGTTATTTGGGAATTTCTATTAAAAGGGATACACTAATTTATCAATTAGGTAGGAGTTCTTCAAGTCTTAAAAATTAGGTAGAAGTgacaaattttaacttttacacTTTAGTCTAGCAATTTTCGTAGTTATTGAGATAACTTCTTTAGTCGTTCGACAACTTCAATAGTTGTCCAAGCAATTTTAGAAGTTGTCTAGAGACAACTACAAATATGTCATTAGTTTAgtctttttattaaaattaaaaataaaaaatgtaaagaaaaataaaaggggctCACTtgtcctatttttttatttaaaaatttgtgaGACACTTTTAGCTCATTTctataagttttaaatttcatagA harbors:
- the LOC101267460 gene encoding uncharacterized protein yields the protein MDQILQNTLFFIIIIIIVSIFSPNSYGRELRPSEHGLPYQHSSYPTAKSTDPELHSFFAGTGEKTPSSLPEARNLTWWDNSGDQMSRDSNRKDHVRQVLLISSLVCGAAGVVLLTVSAVVFAVRLRERKQRETSLSTLGSTSVANVVNK